One stretch of Oryzias latipes chromosome 7, ASM223467v1 DNA includes these proteins:
- the tcfl5 gene encoding transcription factor-like 5 protein translates to MSSLSSSCKTAHPSPSVREHPGDSVELILTPSGSVTQDQGQMLSSDLGLIDMTEAEFSDLQHFIRWRAEAQAGPVEGPDTRPRSAGVVVKGAANSTVVSPLKSTQAIDLSVSSDDHCLLTSVEKTPSHGEVPGSVLARINREDSPATPLGKFRRISPKESLSSARVCLEKRFNSMCPDTTGQPDIHPTLLSSLLTAFQQSAVAEETAINPQRSKWATADGENPPVGSSRDINPVCGQSFAQTTETNKHPGLVISKSFSFHFYPDHTFPKSVHTSNNLEEEQIIVNKDVETPAVHRNNCGPEANRASVQALPDSVKEAQRGGRKRARSLLSNNQRRERHNITERERRKRIRLCCDELNTMVPFCDPCTDKVTTLTWTTTFLRYITKKYGDTFKEEFGKLFAHKTETCLKSGSSSGQHPIQPEVNEALDPSLAAEQ, encoded by the exons ATGTCGTCTCTATCTTCATCCTGTAAAACCGCCCACCCCTCGCCTTCAGTCAGAGAGCACCCTGGTGACTCGGTTGAGCTGATTCTGACACCGAGTGGGTCCGTGACGCAGGATCAGGGGCAGATGTTGAGCTCAGACCTTGGTCTGATCGACATGACGGAGGCTGAGTTTTCGGACCTTCAGCACTTCATCCGCTGGCGCGCAGAGGCTCAGGCGGGGCCTGTGGAAGGCCCGGACACCCGGCCCCGCTCAGCCGGAGTGGTGGTCAAAGGTGCTGCTAACTCTACGGTGGTTTCTCCCCTCAAATCCACTCAAGCCATCGACCTGTCAGTTTCAAGCGACGACCACTGCCTGCTGACGTCGGTGGAAAAGACTCCGTCCCACGGAGAGGTCCCAGGATCCGTGCTGGCCAGGATCAATAGGGAGGATAGCCCGGCGACGCCTCTTGGCAAGTTCAGGAGAATTTCACCGAAGGAATCCTTGTCCAGTGCCAGAGTTTGTCTCGAGAAGAGATTTAACAGCATGTGTCCCGATACCACGGGACAGCCAGACATTCACCCGACTCTCCTCAGcag tctGCTGACAGCATTCCAGCAGTCGGCAGTGGCTGAAGAGACGGCCATCAATCCTCAGAGGTCAAAGTGGGCGACAGCTGATGGGGAAAATCCTCCGGTTGGTTCCAGCAGAGACATTAATCCAGTGTGTGGTCAG AGTTTTGCTCAGACGACTGAGACGAACAAACACCCGGGTTTAGTCATCTCCAAGagcttttcatttcatttctacCCTGATCACACTTTTCCAAAAAGTGTTCATACCAGCAACAACCTAGAGGAAGAGCAGATAATTGTcaaca AGGATGTGGAGACACCTGCTGTCCACAGAAATAACTGCGGCCCCGAGGCCAACAGAGCGTCTGTTCAGGCTCTTCCAGACTCGGTCAAAGAGGCTCAGCGCGGAGGCCGGAAAAGAGCTCGATCTCTTCTGTCTAACAATCAGCGCAGAGAAAGACACAACATTACTGAGAGGGAGCGCAG GAAGAGGATTCGCCTGTGCTGTGATGAGCTGAACACCATGGTGCCGTTCTGTGACCCCTGCACTGACAAAGTTACCACTCTGACGTGGACCACAACCTTCCTGAGGTACATCACCAAGAAGTATGGAGACACGTTCAAAGAG